A genomic segment from Schistosoma mansoni strain Puerto Rico chromosome 5, complete genome encodes:
- a CDS encoding kinase — protein MSCRPQLIGRSPLGQLKSYGLLTSGCKYHSCQGKLTIPNVCQDLEFSTEDLVDEGEIGRGAYGFVNRMMHRPTKTVMAVKRIRSTLNEREQRNTLKDLDVVMNSANCPNIVLFYGAIFTEGDCWICMEMMSTSLDKFYKFVYNYLQSRIPESVIGKITTATVSALDYLKTALKVIHRDVKPSNILIDCDGNVKLCDFGISGQLVDSIARSRDAGCKPYMAPERIHPELSANGYDIRSDVWSLGITLIELSTGQFPYPAWNSVFEQLTCVLHNDPPSLPEYLPKSIQTSSSTTTLVNIEYSNHSISNNSNESCSSTTDFSSEFRDFVSQCLEKDVRCRPKYQALMHHPFYLRSLTEVIDVGKYFQSILDKVPPHINMNELSQTNS, from the exons ATGTCTTGTCGACCTCAACTAATTGGCAGATCTCCTTTGGGACAGTTGAAGTCCTATGGATTATTAACATC GGGATGTAAATATCATTCATGTCAAGGAAAATTAACCATTCCAAATGTTTGTCAAGATTTG GAATTCTCAACTGAGGATCTTGTGGATGAAGGAGAAATTGGTCGAGGGGCATATGGATTTGTTAATCGTATGATGCATAGACCTACGAAAACAGTTATGGCAGTTAAG CGAATACGTTCAACATTAAATGAACGTGAACAAAGAAATACATTAAAAGATTTAGATGTTGTTATGAATTCAGCAAATTGTccaaatattgttttattttatggtgCAATATTTACAGAAGGTGATTGTTGGATATGCATGGAAATGATGTCTACTTCATTagataaattttataaatttgtttataattatttacaatCAAGAATACCTGAAAGTGTTATTGGGAAAATTACTACAGCT ACTGTTTCAGCTCTCGATTACTTGAAAACTGCTCTTAAAGTCATACACCGAG ATGTAAAACCATCAAATATTCTAATCGATTGTGACGGTAATGTGAAATTATGTGACTTTGGTATATCTGGTCAGTTGGTCGATAGTATTGCTCGATCACGTGATGCTGGTTGTAAACCGTATATGGCG cCAGAACGTATTCATCCAGAGTTAAGCGCTAATGGCTATGATATACGCTCAGATGTATGGAGTTTAGGTATTACCTTGATTGAATTATCTACTGGACAATTTCCTTATCCAGCATGGAATTCCGTATTTGAACAACTCACTTGTGTATTACATAATGATCCACCTAGTTTACCGGAATACTTACCAAAATCTATTCAAACTTCATCATCAACTACAACCCTTGTCAATATTGAATATTCCAATCATTCTATAAGtaataattcaaatgaatcTTGTTCATCAACAACAGATTTTTCATCTGAATTTCGTGATTTTGTCTCACAGTGCTTAGAGAAAGATGTGAGATGTCGACCGAAATATCAAGCACTTATG CATCATCCATTTTATTTACGCTCACTAACTGAAGTTATTGATGttggaaaatattttcaatCGATATTAGATAAAGTTCCTCCTcatataaatatgaatgaattaaGTCAGACTAAcagttga